From Paenibacillus antri, the proteins below share one genomic window:
- a CDS encoding glycerol-3-phosphate responsive antiterminator → MAFQGQTVLPAVRGMKQLERLLELPYEYLVLLDTHIGQVRPIVELIRSRGKKALLHVDLIEGLKNDEAAAEFLCQAFKPAGLISTRASVVAKTKQNGLIAIQRLFLLDTSAVEKGYKLLERSKPDYIEVMPGVLPFMIAEVRERTGIPIIAGGLIRSGADVEQAVAAGAEAVTTTDMALWKHFAGRA, encoded by the coding sequence GTGGCGTTCCAAGGGCAGACGGTGTTACCGGCCGTTCGCGGCATGAAGCAGCTCGAGCGCCTGCTGGAGCTCCCCTATGAGTACCTAGTGCTGCTCGACACGCATATCGGGCAGGTGCGTCCGATCGTCGAGCTGATACGCTCGCGAGGGAAGAAGGCGCTGCTGCACGTGGACCTGATCGAAGGGCTGAAGAACGACGAGGCGGCGGCGGAGTTTCTATGCCAGGCGTTCAAGCCGGCGGGGCTCATCTCGACGCGGGCGAGCGTGGTGGCGAAGACGAAGCAGAACGGCTTGATCGCGATTCAGCGATTGTTCTTGCTCGATACGAGCGCGGTGGAAAAGGGTTACAAGCTCCTCGAGCGATCGAAGCCCGATTACATCGAAGTGATGCCCGGCGTGCTGCCGTTCATGATCGCCGAGGTCCGCGAACGAACGGGCATCCCGATCATCGCGGGCGGGCTGATCCGCTCCGGCGCGGACGTCGAGCAGGCGGTCGCGGCCGGCGCCGAGGCGGTGACGACGACGGATATGGCGCTTTGGAAGCATTTCGCGGGGAGAGCGTAA
- the glpK gene encoding glycerol kinase GlpK has product MTGTYILSIDQGTTSTRAIVFDRAGDVVVTAQQEIKQYYPQPGWVEHDAEEIWVSVLGVVASALSKAGLEASQIEAIGITNQRETTVVWDKATGRPIHRAIVWQSRQTADLCETLKRDGHEDTIRSRTGLLIDPYFSGTKARWLLDHVDGARERAERGELLFGTIDTWLIWKFTGGAAHVTDYSNASRTLLYNIHELRWDEELLRLLDVPAAMLPEVRSSSEVYGRTVAHHMFGARVPIAGAAGDQQAALFGQACFEKGMAKNTYGTGCFMLMNTGEEAVTSAHGLLTTIAWGVGGRVEYALEGSVFVAGSAIQWLRDGLRMIKSSADSETYARRVDSTEGVYVVPAFVGLGTPYWNSDVRGAVFGVTRGTTKEHFIRATLESLAYQSRDVLDVMEQDSGIRLRSLRVDGGAVGNALLMQFQSDLLGVCVERPVVNETTALGAAYLAGLAVGYWGSREEIAAQWKLGAKYAPSADPARMHELYEGWRKAVRAAMAFR; this is encoded by the coding sequence ATGACGGGAACATACATCTTATCGATCGACCAGGGAACGACGAGCACGCGGGCGATCGTGTTCGACCGCGCGGGAGACGTCGTCGTCACGGCGCAGCAGGAGATTAAGCAATATTATCCGCAGCCGGGCTGGGTCGAGCACGACGCGGAGGAAATATGGGTGTCCGTGCTCGGCGTCGTCGCTTCGGCGTTGTCGAAGGCGGGGCTCGAAGCGTCGCAAATCGAGGCGATCGGCATCACGAATCAACGCGAGACGACGGTCGTCTGGGACAAGGCGACGGGACGCCCGATTCATCGGGCGATCGTCTGGCAGTCGCGGCAGACGGCCGACCTATGCGAGACGCTGAAGCGGGACGGGCATGAGGATACGATCCGCTCGCGGACGGGGCTGCTGATCGACCCGTATTTCTCGGGCACGAAGGCGCGCTGGCTGCTTGATCACGTCGACGGGGCGCGGGAGCGCGCGGAGCGGGGCGAGCTGCTGTTCGGCACGATCGACACGTGGCTGATCTGGAAGTTCACCGGCGGCGCGGCGCATGTGACGGACTACTCGAACGCGTCGCGCACGCTCTTGTACAATATCCATGAGCTGCGCTGGGACGAGGAGTTACTACGATTGCTGGACGTCCCCGCGGCCATGCTGCCGGAGGTGCGGAGCTCGTCCGAGGTGTACGGGCGCACGGTGGCGCATCATATGTTCGGCGCGCGGGTACCGATCGCCGGCGCGGCGGGCGACCAGCAAGCGGCGTTGTTCGGGCAAGCTTGTTTCGAAAAGGGCATGGCCAAAAACACCTACGGCACCGGCTGCTTTATGCTGATGAACACGGGCGAGGAAGCGGTGACGTCGGCGCACGGACTGCTGACGACGATCGCGTGGGGCGTCGGGGGCCGCGTCGAATACGCGCTCGAGGGCAGCGTGTTCGTCGCGGGCTCGGCGATCCAATGGCTGCGCGACGGCCTGCGCATGATCAAGTCGAGCGCGGACAGCGAGACGTACGCCCGCCGGGTCGACTCGACGGAAGGCGTCTACGTCGTGCCCGCGTTCGTCGGGCTCGGGACGCCGTACTGGAACAGCGACGTGCGGGGCGCCGTGTTCGGCGTGACGCGGGGCACGACGAAGGAGCATTTCATCCGCGCGACGCTCGAATCGCTAGCTTACCAGTCCCGCGACGTGCTCGACGTCATGGAGCAGGATTCGGGCATTCGGCTGCGCTCCTTGCGCGTCGACGGGGGCGCAGTGGGCAACGCGCTGCTCATGCAGTTCCAAAGCGACCTGCTCGGCGTCTGCGTCGAACGGCCGGTCGTGAACGAGACGACGGCGCTCGGGGCGGCGTATTTGGCGGGACTGGCGGTCGGCTACTGGGGCAGCCGGGAGGAGATCGCGGCGCAGTGGAAGTTAGGCGCGAAGTATGCACCTTCCGCCGATCCGGCGCGTATGCATGAGTTATACGAGGGCTGGCGCAAGGCGGTTCGGGCGGCGATGGCTTTCCGATAG
- a CDS encoding glycerol-3-phosphate dehydrogenase/oxidase has protein sequence MEKREAVWAALREGEFDLLVVGGGITGAGIALDAATRGMKVALVEMQDYAAGTSSRSTKLVHGGLRYLKQFEVRMVAEVGKERAVVYENGPHVTTPEWMLLPMYRGGSLGPLATSFGLRLYDWLAGVRRSERRSMLSASEALSREPLLKGDGLLGGGYYVEYRTDDARLTIETLKRAADAGAACMNYAKAEKLLYGADGKVCGAQVVDLRTGASAAVSARVVVNATGPWVDALRELDGSKRGKTVRLTKGVHLVFDGGRFPLRQAVYFDTPDGRMAFAIPRDGKTYLGTTDTDYRGDPAHPAMSAADRAYLLGVANFLFPTLGLTEADIESSWAGLRPLVYQEGKAPSEVSRRDEIFESPSGLVTIAGGKLTGYRKMAEGIVDRVAARLSAAGAGPFGPCVTRTLPLSGGDVGGSAGWAAYAAARTAEGEALGLPRDAASRIARRYGSNAPDVLRRAAGDAARASAERAGLPLDVYATLVYAIEREQALTPADYWVRRTGDLFFDIARVRAFGEASLAFMARRLDYAPEEKQRAREELARLLREATTPVEEAR, from the coding sequence ATGGAAAAGAGAGAGGCGGTATGGGCGGCGCTGCGCGAGGGCGAATTCGACTTGCTCGTCGTCGGCGGGGGCATTACAGGCGCGGGCATCGCGCTCGATGCGGCGACGCGGGGCATGAAGGTCGCGCTCGTCGAAATGCAGGATTACGCGGCCGGCACGTCGAGCCGATCGACGAAGCTGGTGCACGGCGGGCTTCGGTACTTGAAGCAATTCGAGGTGCGCATGGTGGCGGAGGTCGGCAAGGAGCGCGCGGTCGTGTACGAGAACGGGCCGCATGTGACGACGCCGGAGTGGATGCTGCTGCCGATGTACCGCGGCGGGTCGCTGGGTCCGCTGGCGACGTCGTTCGGCCTGCGGCTGTACGACTGGCTCGCGGGCGTGCGCCGGTCGGAGCGCCGGTCGATGCTGAGCGCGAGCGAGGCGTTAAGCCGGGAGCCGCTGCTGAAGGGCGACGGGCTGCTCGGCGGCGGCTACTACGTCGAGTATCGCACGGACGACGCGCGGCTCACGATCGAGACGCTGAAGCGGGCGGCCGACGCCGGCGCGGCGTGCATGAATTACGCGAAGGCGGAGAAGCTGCTGTACGGCGCCGACGGGAAGGTGTGCGGCGCGCAGGTCGTCGACCTTCGGACCGGCGCTTCCGCCGCGGTGTCCGCGCGGGTCGTCGTGAACGCGACCGGGCCGTGGGTCGACGCGCTGCGGGAGCTGGACGGATCGAAGCGGGGCAAGACGGTGCGGCTGACGAAGGGCGTGCATCTCGTGTTCGACGGGGGGCGGTTCCCGCTGCGGCAGGCGGTGTACTTCGATACGCCGGACGGGCGGATGGCGTTCGCGATCCCGCGGGACGGCAAGACGTATCTCGGCACGACGGACACGGACTACCGCGGCGATCCGGCGCATCCGGCGATGAGCGCGGCCGATCGGGCGTACTTGCTCGGCGTCGCGAATTTCCTGTTCCCGACGCTGGGGCTGACGGAGGCCGACATCGAGTCGAGCTGGGCGGGGCTGCGGCCGCTCGTATATCAGGAAGGGAAGGCGCCGTCGGAGGTGTCGCGGCGGGATGAAATTTTCGAGTCGCCGTCGGGGCTCGTGACGATCGCGGGCGGCAAGCTGACGGGCTACCGCAAGATGGCGGAAGGCATCGTCGACCGGGTCGCCGCTCGGCTGTCGGCGGCCGGCGCGGGGCCGTTCGGGCCGTGCGTCACGCGGACGCTGCCGTTGTCGGGCGGCGACGTGGGCGGCTCGGCCGGCTGGGCGGCGTACGCGGCGGCGCGGACGGCCGAGGGCGAGGCGCTCGGCCTGCCGCGGGACGCCGCGTCGCGCATCGCCCGGCGGTACGGCTCCAACGCGCCGGACGTGCTGCGCCGCGCCGCCGGCGACGCCGCCCGCGCGTCCGCCGAGCGCGCCGGGCTGCCGCTCGACGTGTACGCGACGCTCGTCTACGCGATCGAGCGGGAACAGGCGCTGACGCCGGCGGATTATTGGGTGCGCCGGACGGGCGACCTGTTCTTCGACATCGCTCGGGTGCGGGCGTTCGGCGAGGCGTCGTTGGCGTTCATGGCGCGGCGGCTGGACTACGCGCCCGAGGAGAAGCAGCGCGCGCGAGAGGAGCTCGCGCGGCTGCTGCGCGAGGCGACGACGCCGGTGGAGGAAGCGCGGTAG
- a CDS encoding flagellar cap protein FliD N-terminal domain-containing protein, which yields MRISSPMIEQYRNVAFWYANGAAPGKGAVTTYRPPGGLGVLDFAAAAASRLGAVVASAEAARGDALRLASAVFERRSATASAPDALTATATDRAKAATYEIDVERLATAQKNAGAALDAAETGGFAAGSHRVAIAVGARTTLATADIAAHDTNLSALMKLRDAIRASGAGVHAAVVRDAAAGTVRLRLTAAGTGSDFAFEVADATGGAAAASGIEIVTEAGLDARYRVNGGDARTSSSNTILLDNGHVLATLRQATDEPVRLTVGPDAAAVAKSVKRLAASYNALLAGVKDAEGFLAPGFAKAVAAAAKIGGGLADFGVTRQSDGALAVDEARLAEALAARFDDAKRRLAGPGGLAASVERGAAALASAPTSALLHPAVRSANAAYPLYSPQRGVYPAWLDMSGLHFNMTF from the coding sequence ATGCGCATCTCATCTCCGATGATCGAGCAATATCGCAACGTAGCCTTCTGGTACGCGAACGGCGCCGCTCCCGGGAAGGGCGCCGTCACGACGTACCGCCCGCCCGGCGGGCTAGGCGTCCTCGATTTCGCCGCGGCGGCGGCTTCGCGCCTCGGCGCCGTCGTCGCGAGCGCCGAAGCGGCCCGCGGGGACGCGTTGCGGCTCGCGAGCGCCGTCTTCGAGCGGCGATCGGCGACGGCGTCGGCGCCTGACGCGCTGACCGCGACGGCGACCGACCGAGCGAAGGCGGCGACGTACGAGATCGACGTCGAACGGCTCGCGACGGCGCAGAAGAACGCCGGCGCGGCCCTCGACGCGGCGGAGACGGGCGGCTTCGCGGCCGGGTCGCACCGCGTCGCGATCGCGGTCGGCGCGCGGACGACGCTGGCGACCGCCGACATCGCGGCGCACGATACGAACTTGTCGGCGCTCATGAAGCTGCGCGACGCGATCCGCGCGTCCGGCGCGGGCGTCCACGCCGCCGTCGTGCGCGACGCCGCCGCCGGCACGGTCCGGCTGCGGCTGACCGCGGCCGGCACCGGCTCGGACTTCGCGTTCGAGGTCGCGGACGCGACCGGCGGCGCGGCGGCGGCGAGCGGCATCGAGATCGTGACCGAGGCGGGGCTCGACGCGCGCTACCGCGTGAACGGCGGGGACGCGCGAACGTCCTCCTCGAACACGATCCTGCTCGATAACGGCCATGTGCTGGCGACGCTGCGCCAAGCGACCGACGAGCCGGTGCGGCTGACGGTCGGTCCGGACGCGGCGGCGGTCGCCAAGAGCGTCAAGCGGCTCGCCGCCTCGTACAACGCGCTGCTCGCCGGCGTGAAGGACGCCGAGGGCTTCTTGGCGCCGGGGTTCGCGAAGGCCGTCGCCGCCGCCGCGAAAATCGGCGGCGGCCTGGCCGATTTCGGCGTGACGCGGCAGTCGGACGGCGCGCTCGCCGTCGACGAGGCGCGGCTGGCCGAGGCGCTCGCGGCGCGATTCGACGACGCGAAGCGGCGGCTCGCCGGGCCCGGCGGCCTCGCGGCGTCGGTCGAGCGCGGGGCCGCCGCGCTCGCGAGCGCGCCGACGTCGGCGCTGCTGCACCCGGCCGTCCGCTCCGCGAACGCGGCGTATCCGCTGTATTCGCCCCAGCGCGGCGTGTACCCGGCCTGGCTCGACATGAGCGGATTGCATTTTAATATGACTTTTTAG
- a CDS encoding GNAT family N-acetyltransferase, which translates to MTEQLEIRWSRAEDMPALTALNNRIWDETNSPHVAPMTEAEYAERHPTGAELVAVVGEALAGFVIFRTASPMKSHAHVAELAIAVNPEFQGLGVGRKLVEAACAEAKAQGKRKLSLRVMSTNEKAIAFYKKLGFQEQGRLVEEFYAGGRYVDDILMYKMLT; encoded by the coding sequence ATGACGGAGCAATTGGAAATCCGGTGGTCCAGGGCGGAGGACATGCCCGCGCTGACCGCATTGAACAATCGGATCTGGGACGAAACGAACTCCCCCCACGTCGCGCCGATGACGGAAGCGGAGTACGCCGAGCGCCATCCGACGGGGGCGGAGTTAGTGGCCGTCGTCGGGGAAGCGCTGGCGGGGTTCGTTATTTTCCGGACGGCGTCGCCGATGAAGAGCCACGCGCACGTCGCCGAGCTCGCGATCGCGGTGAATCCGGAATTTCAAGGGCTGGGCGTCGGCCGGAAGCTGGTCGAAGCCGCCTGCGCGGAAGCGAAAGCGCAAGGCAAGCGGAAGCTGAGTCTCCGGGTTATGTCCACGAACGAGAAAGCGATCGCGTTCTATAAGAAGCTTGGGTTTCAGGAGCAGGGCAGGCTGGTGGAGGAGTTTTACGCGGGAGGTCGATACGTGGACGACATATTGATGTATAAGATGCTGACATAG
- a CDS encoding spore germination protein has translation MTHQDQLLKSAYSDSLDENVKTLDALLDKSIDLIIRPLVLHKGKDIRARCYFTDGLVKALEIDTILTGLMAFTEDVFKEREELTGKELMERLLLNFSVRITHEIGEGITAILSGDTLLLVDGIGAGLIVGTRGWDMRSVSEPATETVVRGPRDGFTENIRTNTGIMRRRIRDPNLRIEGMQIGTRSKTDVNIAYIKDIAKEELVEEVRSRLKSIKIDAVLESGYIEELIEDSPKSIFVTIQSTERPDKVAAAILEGRVAVFVDNTPFVLVMPTYFWEYVQAADDYYSRYWVGSFFRQIRYFCFLLSLTLTPIYVMLVSFHHEMIPTELALTIASGRAVVPFPVLLEALMMEIAFELMREAGLRMPKPIGQAVSIVGSLIIGQAAVQAGLVSPFMVIVVAVTGIASFAIPNYPASFSIRLVRFPLIIAAGFFGLLGFAVFLFGFMIHALSLRSFGEPYLAPAAPFRPRDQKDLLARMPWWSYEKRPSMAQDRRRQPSGTKPKPPRPEPPQPT, from the coding sequence ATGACGCATCAAGATCAACTGCTGAAGAGCGCTTATTCCGACTCGCTGGATGAAAATGTAAAGACGCTCGACGCCTTGTTGGACAAGAGCATCGATCTCATTATCCGTCCGCTCGTCTTGCACAAGGGGAAGGACATTCGGGCTCGTTGTTATTTCACGGACGGTCTGGTGAAGGCGTTGGAAATCGACACGATCCTGACCGGGTTGATGGCGTTCACGGAAGACGTCTTTAAAGAACGGGAAGAGCTGACGGGCAAGGAACTGATGGAGCGGCTGCTGCTGAACTTTTCGGTACGCATTACACACGAGATCGGGGAAGGCATCACGGCCATTCTTTCGGGTGACACGCTGCTTCTCGTCGACGGCATCGGCGCGGGACTTATCGTCGGCACGCGCGGGTGGGACATGCGCAGCGTCTCCGAGCCGGCGACGGAGACGGTCGTCCGCGGTCCGAGGGACGGCTTCACCGAAAACATTCGAACGAACACGGGGATCATGCGCCGGCGCATCCGCGACCCGAACTTGCGCATCGAGGGGATGCAGATCGGCACTCGTTCGAAGACCGACGTAAACATCGCCTATATCAAGGACATTGCGAAGGAAGAGCTCGTGGAGGAGGTCAGGTCCCGCCTCAAGAGCATCAAGATCGACGCCGTTTTGGAAAGCGGATATATCGAGGAGCTGATCGAGGACTCGCCCAAGTCGATCTTCGTGACGATCCAAAGCACGGAGCGGCCGGATAAAGTCGCCGCCGCCATCCTAGAAGGCCGGGTGGCGGTGTTCGTGGACAATACGCCGTTCGTGCTCGTCATGCCGACGTACTTCTGGGAATACGTGCAAGCGGCGGACGATTATTATTCGCGATATTGGGTGGGCTCGTTCTTCCGGCAAATTCGGTACTTCTGCTTTCTTCTTAGCCTAACGCTTACGCCGATCTACGTCATGCTCGTCTCGTTCCACCACGAGATGATTCCGACGGAGCTGGCGCTGACCATCGCTTCGGGGCGGGCGGTCGTGCCGTTCCCGGTGCTGCTCGAGGCGCTCATGATGGAGATCGCGTTCGAGCTGATGCGCGAGGCGGGGCTGCGCATGCCGAAGCCGATCGGACAGGCGGTCAGCATCGTCGGCTCGCTCATCATCGGACAAGCTGCCGTGCAAGCCGGGCTCGTCTCGCCGTTCATGGTCATCGTCGTCGCGGTGACGGGCATCGCGTCGTTCGCGATCCCGAACTATCCGGCTTCGTTCTCGATTCGGCTCGTCCGCTTCCCGCTCATCATCGCCGCGGGCTTCTTCGGCTTATTGGGTTTCGCGGTGTTTCTATTCGGGTTCATGATCCACGCGCTGTCGCTGCGTTCGTTCGGGGAACCGTATCTGGCGCCGGCCGCCCCGTTCCGTCCGCGGGACCAAAAGGATTTGCTCGCGCGCATGCCGTGGTGGAGCTACGAGAAGCGGCCTTCGATGGCGCAGGATCGCCGTCGGCAGCCGTCCGGAACGAAGCCGAAGCCGCCGCGGCCGGAGCCGCCTCAGCCGACTTGA
- a CDS encoding Ger(x)C family spore germination protein: MSALRRIGCALLALALFAGCAGKQEISELAIVTGVGLDLTDDGEGVRVTAQIVRAADARGQTGAPAGGTGEPIYSVSAEGDTIFAAIRNLARISSRRVYWAHNFVIAMSEEYAREGISDMVDFFTRNHELRMETWVVVTPDRAEEFISTRTGIEILPGESVEKLFWYSDIVGEAPQTNMMNVEEMLLSDTTHPMIARAALRKAGISNKKPEKGASVNQAELSGAAVFKKDRMVGWLKPGEARAAVFFIQDVESLILPLACPGEEKHKATVELQEHRFNVKPALKNGEISFLVSMDADADLVEFGCDGPLESALPDIEKVLEKELRQGFESMLEVAQNDYQVDFLKLGDRVRNEYPVYWHRIERRWDSIFPDVEIEVDVHAEITSSVLKVRGGRK, translated from the coding sequence ATGAGCGCGTTGCGACGAATCGGTTGCGCCCTACTGGCGCTTGCGCTGTTCGCCGGCTGCGCAGGGAAACAAGAAATCAGCGAGCTCGCGATCGTCACGGGCGTGGGACTGGACCTGACGGACGACGGAGAAGGCGTCCGCGTGACGGCGCAGATCGTTCGGGCGGCCGACGCGCGGGGGCAGACCGGCGCTCCCGCCGGGGGGACCGGAGAACCGATCTACTCCGTCTCCGCCGAAGGCGATACGATCTTCGCGGCGATCCGAAATCTCGCGCGCATCTCCTCCAGGCGCGTCTATTGGGCGCATAATTTCGTCATCGCCATGAGCGAAGAGTACGCGCGGGAAGGGATCTCCGACATGGTCGACTTCTTCACCCGGAACCATGAGCTCCGGATGGAGACGTGGGTCGTCGTGACGCCCGACCGTGCGGAGGAGTTCATCTCGACGCGAACCGGCATCGAGATTTTGCCCGGGGAGTCGGTCGAGAAGCTGTTCTGGTACAGCGACATCGTCGGCGAAGCGCCGCAGACGAACATGATGAACGTGGAGGAGATGCTGCTAAGCGATACGACGCATCCGATGATCGCGAGAGCGGCGCTCCGCAAAGCGGGCATCTCCAATAAAAAGCCGGAAAAAGGCGCTTCGGTGAACCAAGCGGAGCTGTCGGGGGCGGCCGTCTTCAAGAAGGATCGGATGGTCGGTTGGCTGAAGCCCGGCGAGGCGCGGGCGGCCGTCTTTTTCATTCAGGATGTGGAATCTCTGATTCTCCCGCTGGCTTGTCCGGGGGAAGAGAAACACAAAGCGACCGTGGAGCTGCAAGAGCATCGCTTCAACGTGAAGCCTGCGTTGAAGAACGGCGAGATCTCGTTCTTGGTCTCGATGGACGCCGACGCGGACTTGGTGGAATTCGGCTGCGACGGACCGCTGGAGAGCGCGCTGCCCGATATCGAGAAGGTATTGGAAAAGGAACTGCGCCAAGGATTCGAATCGATGCTCGAGGTCGCGCAGAACGACTACCAAGTCGACTTCCTGAAGCTCGGGGACCGGGTGCGCAACGAGTACCCCGTCTATTGGCATCGCATCGAACGGCGGTGGGACAGCATCTTCCCCGACGTCGAGATCGAAGTCGACGTACATGCGGAGATTACAAGTTCTGTGTTGAAGGTTAGGGGCGGTCGAAAATGA
- a CDS encoding GerAB/ArcD/ProY family transporter — protein MKIRITNGMFVAILVNMVYAKAIGVTQGMVAREIGQDMWIATALATLQGIGMIYFSYIVLKKTPQMDFVELANAALGRWFGLLVSVMLIVFFFGAFGTVLLTFVYHLRDYFLPEMPLFVFVLAALGIGWYAAYHGLEVMGRMAFAGVFFILLLNALIMIGSYPDIDMDNLRPVMESGLPSILWASRHSDTDWAMATMVAGMIQPMVKNPEVRGRSGMVGIALGGIMVGMWPILEAGVLSAEVTQEYFVSCMKLARNAHIGHFVQRYEMIMIACFSVSSILQITMCLFAASIAASKAAGLKDYRPMLIPVGLALGGFGYWAVHDHMLALELMELWPYLALPIAVGLPAMLLAARLLAKKRVRKAAEAAPPS, from the coding sequence ATGAAAATCCGGATCACGAACGGAATGTTCGTGGCGATCCTCGTGAATATGGTGTATGCGAAAGCGATCGGAGTCACGCAAGGGATGGTGGCGCGGGAGATCGGGCAAGACATGTGGATCGCCACGGCGCTTGCGACGCTGCAGGGTATCGGGATGATATATTTTAGTTACATCGTGCTCAAGAAGACGCCGCAAATGGATTTCGTGGAGCTCGCGAACGCGGCGCTCGGCCGCTGGTTCGGCCTTCTCGTCAGCGTAATGCTGATCGTCTTCTTCTTCGGCGCCTTCGGCACCGTCCTGCTGACGTTCGTGTATCATCTTCGCGATTACTTCCTGCCGGAGATGCCGCTCTTCGTATTCGTCCTCGCCGCGCTCGGCATCGGTTGGTACGCCGCGTACCACGGTCTCGAAGTGATGGGGCGCATGGCGTTCGCAGGCGTCTTCTTCATCCTGCTGTTGAACGCGCTCATTATGATCGGGTCGTATCCCGACATCGATATGGATAATCTTCGCCCCGTCATGGAGTCCGGGCTGCCGAGCATCTTGTGGGCCAGCCGACACAGCGATACGGATTGGGCGATGGCGACGATGGTCGCCGGCATGATTCAACCGATGGTGAAAAACCCGGAGGTGCGGGGCCGCTCCGGGATGGTAGGAATCGCGCTCGGGGGCATCATGGTCGGCATGTGGCCGATCTTGGAGGCGGGGGTGCTGTCCGCGGAGGTGACCCAGGAGTACTTCGTCTCTTGCATGAAGCTGGCCCGGAACGCGCATATCGGGCACTTCGTCCAACGGTACGAGATGATTATGATCGCATGCTTCTCGGTTTCCAGCATTCTGCAAATCACGATGTGCCTGTTCGCCGCATCGATCGCGGCGTCCAAGGCGGCCGGCCTGAAGGATTATCGGCCGATGCTCATTCCCGTCGGGCTCGCGCTCGGGGGGTTCGGCTATTGGGCGGTGCACGACCATATGCTCGCGCTGGAGCTCATGGAGCTGTGGCCGTACCTCGCCCTGCCGATCGCCGTCGGTCTTCCGGCGATGCTGCTCGCCGCCCGCCTGCTGGCGAAGAAGCGAGTACGGAAAGCGGCCGAGGCGGCGCCGCCGTCATGA